The following proteins come from a genomic window of Flavobacterium crocinum:
- a CDS encoding cyclase family protein, with amino-acid sequence MIAKINNFEIDLSKSIDISIPLTNTDENPIAWYIEKPVIEPVVFGDWIGKVSKGKSSTNFNNIFFNPHGHGTHTECLGHITNDFYSINQSLKQFFFFAKLITVEPKKIGDDLVITKDQIVNLLTEKTEALIIRTLPNQLDKKSRKYSNTNPPYLSEEAAVFIRESEIQHLLIDLPSVDKEHDEGKLLAHKAFWNIKNTHIVNPDARFNATITEMIYVSDEIEDGNYILNLQIASFENDASPSKPILYKI; translated from the coding sequence ATGATAGCAAAAATAAACAACTTCGAAATCGACTTATCAAAATCCATTGATATCTCTATTCCATTAACTAATACTGATGAAAATCCAATCGCTTGGTACATCGAAAAACCAGTTATAGAACCTGTAGTTTTTGGTGATTGGATTGGAAAAGTTTCGAAAGGAAAATCATCTACGAATTTCAATAATATTTTCTTCAATCCGCATGGGCATGGAACACATACGGAATGTTTGGGACATATTACAAATGATTTTTACAGTATTAATCAATCTCTTAAACAGTTTTTCTTTTTTGCTAAATTGATTACAGTTGAGCCTAAGAAAATTGGAGATGATCTCGTCATTACGAAAGATCAAATTGTAAACTTACTGACCGAAAAAACAGAAGCTTTAATCATCAGAACCCTTCCAAATCAGTTAGACAAAAAATCGAGAAAATATTCGAATACCAATCCGCCGTATTTGTCTGAAGAGGCTGCGGTTTTCATCCGCGAAAGCGAAATTCAGCATCTACTGATTGATTTGCCAAGTGTGGACAAAGAACATGACGAAGGGAAATTGTTAGCACACAAAGCATTCTGGAATATAAAAAACACACATATTGTAAATCCAGACGCAAGATTTAATGCCACAATTACGGAAATGATTTATGTCTCAGACGAAATTGAAGATGGAAATTATATACTAAATCTTCAAATCGCTTCGTTTGAAAATGACGCGAGTCCGAGCAAACCAATTTTATATAAGATTTAA
- a CDS encoding GxxExxY protein, with amino-acid sequence MSENDLSRIVFHSALKVHQTLGPGLLESAYEECLFYELKKLNLLVEKQKALPLIYEEVKLDVGYRLDILVENKLILEIKSVDCLNEVHFAQLLTYLKLTNCKLGLLINFNVALLKHGVKRIANNL; translated from the coding sequence ATGTCAGAGAATGATTTATCCCGAATTGTGTTTCATTCGGCTTTGAAAGTTCATCAAACTTTAGGCCCAGGGCTTTTAGAAAGTGCTTATGAAGAATGCTTATTCTATGAGTTGAAAAAACTAAACTTATTGGTTGAAAAACAAAAGGCTCTCCCTCTAATTTACGAAGAAGTAAAATTAGATGTTGGTTATCGATTAGATATTTTAGTAGAAAATAAACTAATTTTGGAGATAAAGTCTGTAGATTGTTTAAATGAAGTTCATTTTGCTCAACTATTGACTTACTTAAAACTAACAAATTGCAAACTAGGATTATTGATAAATTTTAATGTCGCATTATTAAAGCATGGAGTTAAAAGAATAGCAAACAATCTTTAG
- the hemW gene encoding radical SAM family heme chaperone HemW: MSGIYIHIPFCKQACHYCDFHFSISMKKKDEMVLALAKEIAVRKNEFTNETVETIYFGGGTPSVLSNDEINFLISEVYKNYKVVENPEITLEANPDDLSAERILELSKSPINRLSIGIQSFYEDDLKMMNRAHNSAEAKKCLEEATKYFDNISLDLIYGIPGLSDEMWKQNIQTALDFGIPHISSYALTVEPKTALSKLIQTGKIAEPQDEVASNHFMILVEMLQKNGFIHYELSNFGKENYFSKNNSAYWLGKKYIGIGPSAHSYDGEKRGWNIANNSLYLKAIQNDELPIETETLTVSDRYNEYIMTGLRTIWGVSLERIEKEFSTEYLNYLLEQSQKFINDDLLSIENNILKPTPKGKFLTDGIASDLFYLES, encoded by the coding sequence ATGAGCGGCATTTACATTCACATCCCTTTTTGTAAACAGGCTTGTCACTATTGTGACTTTCATTTTTCGATTTCGATGAAAAAGAAAGATGAAATGGTTTTGGCTTTAGCCAAGGAAATTGCTGTGCGCAAAAACGAGTTCACGAATGAAACTGTAGAAACCATTTATTTTGGCGGTGGAACTCCTTCTGTTCTGTCAAATGATGAAATCAACTTTTTAATTTCGGAAGTTTATAAAAACTATAAAGTTGTCGAAAATCCGGAAATTACATTGGAAGCCAATCCGGATGATTTGTCTGCGGAACGAATTTTAGAATTATCAAAAAGTCCGATAAATCGTCTGAGCATCGGAATTCAGTCTTTTTATGAAGATGATTTGAAGATGATGAATCGCGCTCATAATTCGGCGGAAGCCAAAAAATGTCTGGAAGAAGCAACAAAATACTTCGATAATATTTCACTGGATTTGATTTACGGAATTCCAGGATTGAGTGACGAAATGTGGAAACAGAATATTCAGACGGCTTTGGATTTTGGTATCCCACATATTTCGAGTTATGCTTTGACAGTTGAACCAAAAACGGCTTTAAGCAAATTAATTCAAACCGGAAAAATTGCTGAACCGCAAGATGAAGTAGCTTCGAATCATTTTATGATTTTGGTTGAAATGCTTCAAAAGAATGGTTTTATTCATTATGAATTATCCAATTTTGGAAAAGAAAATTATTTCTCCAAAAACAATTCAGCATACTGGTTAGGTAAGAAATATATCGGAATCGGTCCTTCGGCGCATAGTTATGATGGCGAAAAAAGAGGCTGGAATATTGCGAATAATTCCTTGTATCTGAAAGCAATTCAAAACGACGAACTTCCGATTGAAACGGAAACTTTAACCGTTTCAGATCGTTACAATGAATATATTATGACAGGTTTAAGAACGATTTGGGGTGTTTCTTTAGAAAGAATCGAAAAAGAATTCAGTACGGAATATTTGAATTATTTATTAGAACAATCTCAAAAATTCATAAACGACGACTTGCTTTCAATCGAAAACAATATTCTAAAACCAACTCCAAAAGGAAAATTTTTAACGGATGGAATTGCTTCAGATTTATTTTATCTGGAATCTTAA
- a CDS encoding four helix bundle protein, with the protein MKFQDLLAYKKSFSLAMKIFDITKRFPKEETYSLTDQIRRSSRSVPVTIAEAYRKRIYPKHFYSKLTDSDGENSETQVWLEFALACKYISTEFYSELLSESIEIGKLINYMLLNPEKFGVKKSDQ; encoded by the coding sequence ATGAAATTTCAAGATTTACTAGCTTACAAAAAGTCATTTTCATTAGCAATGAAAATATTTGATATTACAAAACGATTTCCAAAAGAAGAAACATATTCCTTAACCGATCAGATTAGGCGTTCATCCAGAAGTGTTCCAGTTACTATTGCAGAAGCCTACAGAAAACGTATCTATCCAAAACATTTTTATAGCAAATTGACTGATTCTGATGGAGAAAATTCTGAAACACAAGTTTGGCTTGAATTTGCTCTTGCATGTAAATATATTTCAACCGAATTTTACAGTGAACTTTTATCCGAAAGTATTGAAATAGGAAAACTAATAAACTATATGCTTTTAAACCCAGAGAAGTTTGGAGTTAAGAAAAGTGATCAGTGA
- the ruvC gene encoding crossover junction endodeoxyribonuclease RuvC: MTKERIILGIDPGTTIMGFGLIKVINKKMEFLQLNELQLSKYDNHYQKLRIIFERTIELIETHCPDEIAIEAPFFGKNVQSMLKLGRAQGVAMAAGLSRGIPITEYEPKKIKMAITGNGNASKEQVAKMLQQLLGLKELPKNLDSTDGLAAAVCHHFNSGKVVAGKSYSGWDAFVKQNEDRVKK, encoded by the coding sequence TTGACAAAAGAACGCATCATATTAGGTATTGACCCCGGAACTACCATTATGGGTTTTGGATTGATAAAAGTAATCAATAAAAAAATGGAATTTCTGCAATTGAACGAATTGCAACTTTCCAAATACGACAATCATTACCAAAAACTAAGAATCATTTTCGAGCGAACTATCGAATTAATCGAAACACATTGTCCTGACGAAATTGCGATTGAAGCGCCTTTCTTTGGCAAAAACGTGCAATCTATGCTGAAATTAGGTCGCGCGCAAGGTGTTGCCATGGCAGCAGGGCTTTCAAGAGGCATTCCGATTACGGAATATGAACCTAAAAAAATAAAAATGGCGATTACCGGAAACGGAAATGCCAGCAAAGAACAGGTTGCCAAAATGCTACAACAACTTTTAGGCTTAAAAGAATTACCCAAAAACCTTGATTCAACAGATGGCTTGGCGGCTGCGGTTTGTCATCATTTTAATTCCGGAAAAGTTGTGGCTGGAAAAAGTTATTCCGGTTGGGATGCTTTTGTGAAACAAAACGAGGATAGAGTTAAGAAATAA
- a CDS encoding lysylphosphatidylglycerol synthase transmembrane domain-containing protein, translating to MISIPHKAKQFLVLLAKLLIVGGAFYFIYNQLANNDKLDWQKFIVLFKKNQSVLGISFILLLSVLNRYFEILKWQNLAEVIHKISLYEATKQVLAALTAGIFTPNGVGEYAGKALYYPKSEAKRVIFLNLICNGIQMILTIIFGIFGLLYFNAQFNVIATKTVAILFGGFVLLLIVLFSLKKIKIKGYSIEKLIHKINEIPKTVHRKNIVLGILRYLVFSHQYYFLFLGFDVDLPYLTLMAAITSVYFLASSLPTFQFLDFAVKGSVAIYFFGILGVNEWIVIFISTLMWFLNVVLPVVLGSYFVLNFKTKTGE from the coding sequence ATGATTTCAATTCCTCACAAAGCTAAGCAATTCCTAGTTCTTCTGGCCAAACTTTTAATTGTTGGCGGTGCATTTTATTTTATTTACAATCAGCTGGCTAACAATGACAAATTGGACTGGCAAAAGTTTATTGTTTTGTTCAAGAAAAATCAATCAGTTTTAGGAATTTCTTTTATTTTGCTTTTGAGCGTTTTGAACCGTTATTTTGAGATTTTGAAATGGCAGAATCTAGCAGAGGTAATTCATAAAATATCACTTTACGAAGCCACAAAACAGGTTTTAGCGGCTTTAACAGCCGGGATTTTTACGCCAAACGGAGTAGGAGAGTATGCCGGAAAAGCGTTGTATTATCCAAAATCGGAAGCAAAGAGAGTAATTTTCCTAAATTTAATCTGCAACGGAATCCAGATGATTTTAACGATCATTTTTGGGATTTTTGGATTGCTGTATTTTAATGCACAATTCAATGTCATTGCGACCAAAACAGTAGCCATTTTGTTTGGCGGATTTGTATTGCTTTTGATTGTATTGTTCTCTTTAAAGAAAATCAAAATCAAAGGATATTCGATTGAAAAACTGATTCATAAAATCAATGAAATTCCGAAGACGGTTCACCGAAAAAATATTGTTTTAGGAATTTTACGTTATTTAGTTTTTTCGCATCAGTATTACTTTCTGTTTTTAGGGTTTGATGTCGATCTGCCTTATTTAACTTTAATGGCGGCAATAACTTCAGTTTATTTTTTGGCTTCATCATTGCCAACATTTCAGTTTCTGGATTTTGCTGTAAAAGGAAGTGTCGCAATATATTTCTTCGGAATTTTGGGCGTAAATGAATGGATTGTAATTTTTATCAGCACTTTAATGTGGTTTTTAAATGTCGTTTTACCAGTAGTTTTAGGAAGTTATTTTGTGCTCAATTTTAAAACCAAAACCGGAGAATGA
- a CDS encoding glycosyltransferase family 2 protein, with amino-acid sequence MIFGFFAILTIYVVSISLLIYGFFKVKKHQKTDLKTQTSFTIIVPFRNEEENLPVLLESFSNLNYPKNLFEVILVDDNSNEKFQVLNSKFPVSIIDNIRVSDSPKKDAITTAMQQVKTDWVITTDADCIVPKNWLLTFDNYIQENQVSMLSGAVTYECANSFLHHFQQLDLTSLQGATIGSFGLNKGFMCNGANFAYKKSLFENLNGFEGNDKIASGDDVFLLQKALERFPDEVHYLKAREAIVVTKPTETWKTLFYQRVRWAAKTSSYKSTFGKFLGLVVFFGNLTLVIGFLLFVSGILNYPILVLFAFLKFTTDFVLLSVTNQFLTQKPIKSLLLSSLFYPFFSSIVALYSLFGSYEWKDRQFKK; translated from the coding sequence ATGATTTTCGGATTTTTTGCAATATTAACCATTTATGTTGTTAGCATTTCTTTGCTTATTTACGGTTTTTTTAAAGTCAAAAAACATCAAAAAACAGATTTAAAAACGCAGACCAGTTTTACGATTATCGTTCCTTTTCGGAATGAAGAAGAAAATCTGCCTGTGCTTTTAGAAAGTTTTTCGAACTTAAATTATCCAAAAAACTTATTTGAAGTGATTTTGGTTGATGATAACTCTAACGAGAAATTCCAAGTTTTAAATTCCAAATTTCCGGTTTCGATAATTGACAACATTCGTGTTTCAGATTCTCCGAAAAAAGACGCCATTACAACTGCCATGCAACAAGTAAAAACCGATTGGGTAATTACCACAGATGCTGATTGTATTGTTCCCAAAAACTGGCTTTTGACTTTTGATAATTACATTCAGGAGAACCAGGTTTCAATGCTTTCGGGTGCGGTTACGTACGAATGTGCGAATTCATTTTTACATCATTTTCAGCAATTAGATCTAACGAGTTTACAAGGTGCAACAATCGGAAGTTTTGGTTTAAACAAAGGTTTTATGTGTAACGGAGCCAATTTTGCGTATAAAAAATCACTATTTGAAAATTTAAACGGTTTTGAAGGAAATGATAAAATCGCTAGTGGAGATGATGTTTTTTTGTTGCAGAAAGCCCTTGAGAGATTTCCGGATGAAGTTCATTATCTAAAAGCTCGAGAAGCAATTGTAGTTACAAAACCAACTGAAACCTGGAAAACTCTTTTTTACCAAAGAGTGCGTTGGGCAGCCAAAACAAGTTCATATAAAAGTACTTTTGGAAAGTTTTTAGGACTTGTTGTGTTCTTCGGAAATCTAACTTTAGTTATTGGCTTTTTATTGTTTGTTTCAGGAATTTTAAATTATCCGATTTTGGTTTTATTTGCCTTTTTAAAGTTCACAACCGATTTTGTTTTACTCTCTGTAACCAATCAATTTTTGACTCAAAAACCAATAAAAAGTCTTCTGTTAAGCAGTTTGTTTTATCCTTTTTTTAGTTCAATTGTAGCGTTGTACAGTTTGTTTGGTTCTTATGAATGGAAGGACCGTCAGTTTAAAAAATAA
- a CDS encoding DUF456 domain-containing protein — MDLLLVLLGFICVIVGVFGSFIPVLPGLSSCWVGLLLLYLTKAVENNYWVLGITFVLMVIITILDYVIPAKGTKKFGGSSYGVWGTNIGLIVGILAPIPFGVIIGPFLGALIGELLYDSQNHKRAIKAATGSVLGFLASSFVNFLFSVIYLGIFLTVLWQNRSLIF; from the coding sequence ATGGATTTACTTTTAGTACTGTTGGGTTTTATCTGCGTTATTGTAGGTGTTTTTGGGAGTTTTATACCTGTTTTGCCCGGGCTTTCAAGTTGTTGGGTTGGACTCTTGCTTTTGTATCTCACGAAGGCAGTAGAAAACAATTATTGGGTTTTAGGAATCACTTTCGTTTTAATGGTAATTATCACCATTTTAGATTATGTAATTCCGGCAAAAGGGACCAAAAAATTTGGCGGAAGTTCTTATGGTGTATGGGGAACAAACATAGGTTTGATTGTCGGAATTCTGGCTCCAATCCCTTTTGGCGTTATCATCGGACCATTTTTAGGAGCTCTTATTGGTGAGTTATTATACGATTCTCAAAATCATAAACGAGCTATAAAAGCAGCAACAGGTTCTGTTCTGGGATTCTTAGCTTCCAGTTTTGTCAATTTTCTCTTTTCTGTAATTTACCTTGGTATTTTTCTTACCGTTCTGTGGCAAAATCGTTCACTGATTTTCTAA
- a CDS encoding DUF937 domain-containing protein — translation MTPNLQIELRRFISSNVVSKLNKFYFENDALLIKGIDVSIGTILMGLYNKAEESDFYSEIVSMLKEDSTFYQEIDFNAGRILSVDDCYRLEGNVFLKELFANKKGRISEMVSNEVGIKSETAREILNFSGLLVMSYLRNNLQLLESLKLLLEDQKRDILNSIPPGIKIILGFSCYETVEDKSQSMGRSIFTLFGHNFFSF, via the coding sequence ATGACCCCAAACCTACAAATTGAACTTAGACGTTTTATTTCATCTAATGTTGTCTCCAAGTTAAACAAGTTTTATTTTGAAAATGATGCTCTTTTGATAAAGGGAATTGATGTCTCGATCGGTACAATTTTAATGGGACTCTACAATAAAGCTGAGGAATCTGATTTTTATTCTGAAATAGTCTCCATGCTAAAAGAAGATTCAACTTTTTACCAGGAAATTGATTTTAACGCCGGCAGGATTCTATCAGTAGATGATTGTTACCGTTTAGAAGGAAATGTTTTTCTGAAAGAATTGTTCGCTAACAAAAAAGGAAGAATTTCCGAAATGGTTTCAAACGAAGTCGGAATCAAAAGCGAAACTGCCAGAGAAATACTTAACTTTTCCGGACTTCTTGTAATGTCTTACCTAAGAAACAATCTTCAGCTACTTGAAAGCCTAAAATTACTTCTTGAAGATCAAAAAAGAGACATCTTAAACAGTATTCCGCCCGGAATCAAAATCATCCTTGGTTTTTCATGTTACGAAACAGTCGAAGACAAAAGCCAGTCAATGGGAAGATCAATATTTACCCTTTTCGGACATAATTTCTTTAGTTTCTAA
- a CDS encoding pseudouridine synthase, with product MNNKEGNNKRGGSRPNSSRSNSSKPKPPMAKRAQGPKKEKPEVKAAKEAAEQKLKKQNQAPKRQKASDEIRLNKYISNSGVCSRRDADIYIQSGNVKVNGTVVTEMGYLVKINDVVNFDGVTLTPEKKEYILLNKPKNFTTAFDEGQEFRNVLELVRGATNAKIAAVGRMDKNTTGLLLFTNDTDMIRKFTLPNQKSSKIYQVSLDKNLKFEDLDKISKGLVLDGHRVSVEEVSYIDNEPKSEVGLRLRTANVKVVRSIFESFDYNVLRIDRVAFAGLTKKNLPRGNWRFLTDQEIINLKNM from the coding sequence ATGAACAACAAGGAAGGCAATAATAAAAGAGGCGGATCGAGACCAAACAGCTCAAGATCAAACTCTAGTAAGCCAAAACCACCAATGGCGAAACGTGCTCAAGGGCCGAAAAAAGAAAAGCCGGAGGTTAAAGCGGCGAAGGAAGCTGCTGAACAAAAATTAAAGAAACAAAATCAGGCTCCGAAAAGACAAAAGGCTTCAGATGAAATTCGTCTGAATAAGTACATCTCTAATTCTGGTGTTTGTTCTCGTCGTGATGCCGACATTTATATTCAGTCCGGAAATGTAAAAGTGAACGGAACTGTGGTTACCGAAATGGGGTATTTAGTAAAAATTAATGATGTGGTAAACTTTGACGGGGTTACTTTGACTCCGGAAAAGAAAGAATACATCTTGTTGAATAAACCTAAAAACTTTACGACTGCTTTTGACGAAGGACAGGAGTTTCGTAACGTTCTGGAACTTGTTCGTGGTGCAACAAATGCAAAAATTGCAGCTGTTGGAAGAATGGACAAGAACACAACTGGTTTGTTATTGTTTACAAATGATACCGATATGATTCGTAAGTTTACTTTACCGAATCAGAAATCATCTAAAATTTATCAGGTTTCTTTAGACAAGAACTTAAAATTTGAGGATCTGGATAAAATCAGCAAAGGTTTGGTTCTTGACGGACACCGTGTTTCTGTTGAAGAAGTAAGCTATATAGATAACGAACCTAAAAGTGAGGTTGGTTTAAGATTACGTACTGCAAATGTAAAAGTAGTACGCTCTATTTTTGAGTCTTTTGACTACAATGTATTGCGTATTGACCGTGTAGCATTTGCTGGTTTGACCAAAAAGAATCTTCCGAGAGGAAACTGGCGCTTTTTGACCGATCAGGAAATTATCAATTTGAAAAACATGTAA
- a CDS encoding geranylgeranylglycerol-phosphate geranylgeranyltransferase, with protein MLSRQHKLLIMKIVSLFSVVRGYNIPIIVLAQYLSAIFILAPEIRALDILLDFHLFLIVFASAITIASGYIINNFYDSQKDLINRPNKSMLDRLVSQKTKLTVYFSLNFLAVLMALIVSWRAFLFFSGYIFLIWFYSHKIKKYPIIGNLMSALLAVIPFFAILLYFYNKISFEEIENHMSHFVVISAHAVFLFLLLLIREMIKDLENLKGDLVSDYRTIPVLYGEKISKQIITILTLLTVLPVYVLVNIYDVGYMDIYFYVCFGVLLFFLIYLWKSDSKEQYLRLHNVLKFLIVSGVCCIVLINPSVLWHGRELISNY; from the coding sequence ATGCTGAGCAGACAACATAAACTTTTAATAATGAAAATTGTCAGTTTGTTTTCTGTTGTCAGGGGTTACAATATTCCAATTATTGTTTTGGCACAATATTTATCTGCCATTTTTATTCTGGCTCCGGAAATTAGAGCATTGGATATTCTGCTTGATTTTCATTTGTTTTTAATTGTTTTTGCTTCTGCAATTACTATCGCTTCAGGTTATATCATTAATAATTTTTACGACAGTCAGAAGGATTTAATTAATCGCCCGAATAAGTCTATGCTGGATCGATTGGTAAGTCAGAAAACTAAATTGACGGTTTATTTTTCTTTGAACTTTCTTGCTGTTTTAATGGCGCTTATTGTTTCCTGGAGAGCTTTTTTGTTTTTTTCCGGTTACATTTTCCTGATTTGGTTTTATTCTCATAAGATAAAAAAGTATCCAATTATTGGGAATCTTATGTCGGCGTTGCTTGCGGTAATTCCTTTTTTTGCCATTTTATTGTATTTCTATAACAAAATTTCGTTTGAAGAAATCGAGAATCACATGAGTCATTTTGTGGTAATTTCGGCGCATGCGGTTTTCTTGTTTCTGCTTTTATTGATTCGTGAAATGATAAAGGATTTGGAAAATTTGAAAGGCGACTTAGTAAGCGATTACAGAACAATTCCGGTTTTGTATGGCGAAAAAATCTCGAAGCAAATTATAACTATTTTGACGCTATTAACTGTTTTACCTGTTTATGTATTGGTTAATATTTACGATGTTGGGTATATGGACATTTATTTTTATGTCTGTTTTGGGGTTTTACTTTTCTTCCTTATTTATTTATGGAAGTCTGATTCTAAAGAGCAATATTTAAGACTTCATAATGTTTTGAAATTTCTGATTGTATCTGGTGTATGTTGTATCGTTCTGATTAATCCTAGCGTTTTGTGGCACGGAAGGGAACTGATTTCTAATTACTAA
- a CDS encoding DUF502 domain-containing protein produces MKSIFKIIKATFLGGILFLAPLVVLLVILEKGYGIIQKVTLPLVNNLPKVHVLGVALQELIGILIIILICFAAGLLARTAKAKQLIQKLEDGILSFVPGYSFMKSMNENIMGIESKEDLKVILVPTDAGLQFAFLIEQIDDNNFTVFVPDAPNPWSGSVVFVEKKDIKEIDMTQKQALACIRKLGFGSKELLKNKL; encoded by the coding sequence ATGAAAAGTATTTTTAAAATAATCAAAGCGACTTTTTTAGGAGGAATTCTGTTTTTAGCGCCTTTAGTGGTATTACTGGTTATTCTTGAAAAAGGATACGGTATTATACAAAAAGTCACGTTACCCCTTGTAAATAACTTACCAAAAGTTCATGTTTTAGGAGTTGCACTTCAGGAACTGATTGGAATACTAATTATAATTTTGATTTGTTTTGCTGCAGGTTTATTGGCAAGAACAGCTAAAGCCAAACAATTGATTCAAAAATTAGAAGACGGCATTTTAAGTTTTGTTCCCGGTTATTCGTTTATGAAAAGCATGAATGAAAACATAATGGGAATTGAATCCAAAGAAGACTTAAAAGTAATTTTGGTTCCTACTGACGCGGGTTTGCAATTTGCCTTTTTAATCGAACAAATTGATGACAACAACTTTACTGTTTTTGTTCCGGATGCACCAAACCCATGGAGCGGTTCTGTAGTTTTTGTGGAGAAAAAAGACATCAAAGAAATTGATATGACACAAAAACAAGCTTTGGCCTGCATTAGAAAATTAGGTTTTGGCTCTAAAGAATTGTTAAAAAACAAACTCTAA
- a CDS encoding mevalonate kinase family protein encodes MKGPLFYSKILLFGEYGIIRDSKGLAIPYNFYNGALKKSEEPSDEAIASNKSLRSFASYLEVLHTQQPDLVTFDLENLKNDVETGMYFDSSIPQGYGVGSSGALVAAIYDKYATNKITVLENLTREKLLQLKNIFSQMESFFHGKSSGLDPLNSYLSIPILINSKDNIQTTGIPTQSLDGKGAVFLLDSGIIGETAPMISIFMESLKDKGFRAMLKNQFVKYTDICIDNFLHGDMKSLIGNTKKLSKVVLNNFKPMIPEQFHAIWQQGIDTNDYYLKLCGSGGGGYILGFTEDLERAKASLKDYKLEVVYQF; translated from the coding sequence ATGAAAGGACCATTATTTTATTCAAAAATATTACTTTTTGGAGAGTACGGAATTATCCGCGATTCAAAAGGTCTTGCTATTCCTTATAACTTTTATAATGGCGCACTGAAAAAATCTGAAGAGCCTTCAGACGAAGCTATTGCCTCAAATAAAAGTTTGAGAAGTTTTGCTTCTTACCTTGAAGTTTTACACACACAGCAGCCGGATTTGGTTACTTTCGATTTAGAAAATCTTAAAAACGATGTTGAAACCGGAATGTATTTCGATTCCAGTATTCCACAGGGATACGGTGTTGGAAGCAGCGGTGCACTTGTAGCAGCTATTTATGACAAATATGCTACGAACAAGATCACTGTTCTGGAGAATTTAACTCGTGAAAAACTTTTACAATTAAAAAATATATTTTCTCAAATGGAGAGTTTTTTCCACGGAAAAAGCTCTGGTTTAGATCCGTTGAACAGCTATTTGAGTATTCCGATTTTAATCAATTCTAAAGATAATATTCAGACAACCGGTATTCCAACTCAAAGTTTGGACGGAAAAGGTGCTGTGTTCTTATTAGACTCTGGAATTATTGGAGAAACAGCTCCAATGATCAGCATTTTTATGGAAAGCTTAAAAGACAAAGGTTTCCGTGCCATGCTTAAAAACCAATTCGTAAAATATACTGATATCTGTATTGACAATTTCCTTCACGGCGACATGAAGTCTTTGATTGGCAATACTAAAAAACTTTCAAAAGTTGTTTTAAATAACTTCAAACCAATGATTCCGGAACAGTTTCATGCCATCTGGCAACAAGGAATCGACACAAACGATTATTACCTAAAACTTTGCGGTTCTGGCGGAGGCGGTTATATTCTTGGTTTTACAGAAGATTTAGAACGCGCAAAAGCCTCTCTGAAAGACTATAAATTAGAAGTTGTTTATCAGTTTTAA
- a CDS encoding type II toxin-antitoxin system RelE/ParE family toxin produces the protein MRRIVFSGRSKFQLEQLLEYLEIRFSLSTRDKFIANFYKIIETIRLNPDTFPLSSRNKTRRCVISKQTTLYYKYNTQEVRLLSLFDTRQNPNKIKKDIK, from the coding sequence ATGAGAAGAATTGTATTTTCTGGTCGTTCTAAATTTCAACTTGAACAGTTACTAGAATATTTAGAAATTAGATTTTCACTTTCAACTAGAGATAAGTTTATAGCAAATTTTTATAAAATTATTGAAACAATTAGGCTTAATCCTGACACTTTTCCTCTTTCAAGCAGGAATAAAACTAGGAGATGTGTAATTTCGAAACAAACAACGCTTTATTACAAATATAACACTCAAGAAGTTCGTCTTTTGTCACTTTTCGACACCAGACAAAACCCAAATAAAATTAAGAAAGACATAAAATAA